CGATACCTCGCCCCATGAGAATGATTGGTGTTTGTTCTTGTTTAGAGAAATAGGTAAGGGCAGTATTCGGGTCAGTAAAACGCGAGCGCACAAGAATCTGCACTCGTTTAAAGCGGATGTCATCTTCAGGACGGCTTTGCATATCCTTTGGTAAAGAGGCAACCCGTCCTGCCAGGTAATCCTGACGTTCTTCTACTGCGGGGTGAGTAGACAGATAGGAAGGCATGTTGGAGCCGGATTCCCATTTGCGTCTGCGGATTTTTTCAAAGCTGTTGGACAACCCGTTAGGGTTATATCCTGCATCAGTAAGGTAAATCAGACCCATTTGGTCTGCTTCCCGTTCGTCCTCACGACTATAGTTGAGTAAAGCAGCCTGACCTGCCGCCATTGAGCCGGTAATAAGGCCGCTGGTAACTTCAGACCCGCTCTCTGTTGTTGCACCAAGTACGGCACCTGCAAGCATCCCGACAAGACTCATTAGTTGAACTTTTTGCGATTTTTCGATGCGTTTGGCAATGTGACGTTGTGTGATATGCGCAAGTTCGTGAGCAAGAACTCCTGCAAGTTCGGATTCATGTTCCATTTCCAGCAGCATTCCTGTGTGGACAAATACGTAACCACCCGGCACGGCAAATGCGTTCAGGGTGTCGTTTACAATTACATTAATTTCAAAAGGGAAAGGCTGGGGAGGGATGTTTTTCTGGAGTCTGTCCAGAACTCCTTCGACGTAGGACACTATTTCAGGGTCTTCAAGAATAGGCATTCTGGATTTGATGAGAATGCTGAATTTTTTGCCAAGTTCAACTTCATCTTTTACGCCGAATTTGCCAAACGTATCAAGAATATTGGCTTTTGCAAGATGAACAGGAGGCAATAGAATAAAAAGCACTGCAACAAAAGCGCACAAGAGGTTCTTCCAGAATGAAGTTTGTGTCATTGTATGATTATGCTGCAGTGCTTTTTTCATAGTTAGATTACATCCCATACCGGGCCGGAAGGTGTATCTCGTACATCTACGCCCAGTTCGGTAAGTTTTTCGCGAATAGTATCAGCAGCTTCAAAATCCTTGTTTTTACGGGCTTCAAGGCGCTGAGCCATGAGTTCTTCGATAGCATCGATAGAAATGTTTTTGCGAGTAGCACGCTTGAGTTTGAGATCCTGCAGGAATGTTTCCGGTGCAAGAGCAAACAGACCGAGCACTTCGCTCCATTTGATAAAGTCAGCGATAAAGCTTTCAAAAAGGGCTTTGGCTCCTTCACTTTTACGCATTGCTTTATCTTCTATGACGCGGTTCATAAGGCGAACAAGAGAGAAGATATGGCCGGTAGCACCGGCAGTGTTCATATCATCAGCCATGGCTGCATCAAATGCTGCACTTTGTTCTTTGTATTCGTTTGTAATGTCTTCAGGCAGAGCTGACTTGCTCCACTTAGACTTGTTTAACTCGTTCAGAACAGCAAGCTTTGTTTCATAAATACGTTTGATGCTCTTTTCGGCCTCATCCATAGCAATAAAGCTGAAGTCAATCGGGCTACGGTAGTGCTTAGTGAGCAAGAAGAAACGAAGTACTTCTGGAAGATATGATTCCAGAATATCACGGATGGTTTTAAAGTTTCCGAGAGATTTGGACATCTTTTCAGAATCAATTTGTACAAAACCATTATGAACCCAGTAGCGTGCCATTTCTTTTTCAGTTGCAGCTTCACTTTGGGCTATTTCGTTTTCATGATGCGGGAAGATAAGATCAAGTCCACCACCGTGGATGTCCAAAGGCAGCGGCATGTGCCGATGGCTCATTGCAGAACATTCAATATGCCAGCCAGGACGACCTGGCCCCCAAGGGCTTTCCCATGAAGGTTCTCCTGGTTTTGCACCTTTCCAGAGAGCAAAATCGAGTGGATCTTCTTTTTCGTCACCCGGAGCAATGCGAGCGCCGGAGCGCATGTCATTAACATCACGACCGGAAAGCTTGCCGTAGTCTTTGAATTCACGAACACGGAAATATACGTCACCGGATTCAGTGGAATATGCTTTGCCTTTTGCAATGAGATTTTCACACATTGCAATCATATCGTCGATATGCTCAGTACATTTCGGTTCAATGTCGGCACGGAGGACGTTAAGTGAATCCATATCTTCGTAGAAGGTTTGGATGTACTTTTCAGCGACTTCTTTGCTGCTCAAGCCCTCTTCGTTAGCACGTTTGATGATTTTATCATCAACGTCCGTGAAGTTACGTGCGAAGAGAACTTCAAGACCAGTACTGCGAAGGTAACGAACAAGAACATCAAAAACCACTGCAGATCGAGCGTGACCAATGTGACAAAGATCGTACGCGGTAATGCCGCATACATACATATTCACTTTGCCTTCAGTAAGAGGAATAAACGCTTCTTTCTTGTGTGTCAGAGTATTATAGAGCTGCATGGTCGTGCTATTCCTTCTACGCTTTGTCGAACTGGTCAATGCGACGCTGGTGACGGCCGCCTTCAAATTCGGTTTCAAGGAAAATTTCTGCAAGATTTATGGCAACGCCGGGGCCAGTAACTCGTTCTCCAAGGCAAAGTACATTTGCGTTGTTGTGCTGACGGGTAAGGCGGGCATGAAATTCGTTAGTTGCAAGCGCAGCGCGAATGCCAGGAATACGGTTGGCAGCCATAGACATGCCGATGCCAGTGCCGCAAATAAGGATACCAGGCGCGTTTTTTTCCAGAACCTTTTCACACACTTTTTCTGCGTACATCGGATAATCTGTGCTTTCGGTGGAGTAGCATCCTAAGTCTTCAACATCGTAACCATTTTTAGTAAGATGTTCTACGATGACAACTTTAAGGGCAAAGCCGCCATGATCCGCACCGATAAATACTTTCTTAGACATTATTACCTCTATGTTACTGGCGGCGTAATCGCCGAGTTATGCGTCCTGTTTATGCGCTTCTTTAAGGCGCGCTATTTCTTCTTTTAAGAAGCTGATCTGTTTTGCTGCACTGGTCATTTCAAAAGATGGAGTAGCAGGCTTCTCCTCATTTTTTTCAAGGTGGTAGGAAGTCACCTTGCCGAGTGCTGCATACTCTTGCTCTAATCGCTTTTCAAGCTGCTTTATCTCAAAAGAATGAAGAATATCAGAAAACATGCGTTTTATATTTTGTTTCCAGACAGAAATACCAAAGCAAAGGTTTTCAAAAACAGATTTTTCTTTTTTAGGTGCAGAAGTGTCAGACATGATCCCCTCGTGTAATTTGCAATGCTGTTCAGTAGATTATTATAGTTACGTTTTTTTAGCTGGGAGAAACTGTAATCATGGCACAATAAAAATATGTTATGTGCTACTGCATGGGTCTTATTGGTTCAAGTTTAGTATCAGGAGGCAAAACGAGCTGTAGCGCCTTAGGATCAAAAGGGCTGACCGGAATTGTGCGGTCTTTTATTAAAAAAAGTGCACTTCGTTCTGTTCCGGCTAGTACTCTTATCTTGGTAGGCTGCCTGTCCTTATATTTCTCAAAAGAAATAGACATAGATTTATCTTTTTGCTCCCAAACAACAGGAAGTCCTTGTTTATTTAAGACAAGGACGCCATTCGTCAACTTTTGTGACGTATTTTTATTACTTACCGGTGTAGAAAATGTATACGCAATATTCGCAGCGCCTTCGACGTATGCGGTGTCATATGTTGTCGGGAAGAGCTTTGTGTAATTGCCGCGCAAGAGCGCTATAATATCCTGAACAGACACAGGAATCGGCAGTCCCATGCGCACTAACAGGTCCTGCCCGGAATCAGAGTAGACAGCGCGTTTGCTATCTGGCTCGTAAATGATTGATTGTAAATTACTCATACGCAAACTGGCAACGATAGAGCCAAATGGACCGATGATGTCTATTCGGACAGGAGCAGCACCGTTTCCCCACATGATCAGAGAAGCGCGGTTGCTGGTCTCCGATGTTTTAAACCGAAAGGAAGAACGGATACTGAAGGGTTGTGAGGTTGGGTTTCGTCTGGCGTTTGCAAGGTATTTTGCCCATACCTGTTCTGCTTCTGTTTGCGTTGCCTGCTGGTCTATACGGATTTGCGGTGCATGTTGCGCACACGCACTTAGTAAAAAAATGCAGAAGACTACAGAAGCCAGACGAAGTAGCCTTTTCATCATAACTCCTTGAGTTTTTGTTTAATTAACTCTGGATTACTGTGACCATTGAGTGCACGTGTGTAGCCTTTTCGGGCTTCTGTTTTATTTCCACGTTTTTTTGCAATGTCACCATAATGTTCCCAAATAGCAGGGTCACTTGTTCCAAGAGTTACGGCTTGGGTTATATATGTCCATGCGTTTTTGTAGTCATCACGTAAAAAATAAACCCACGCTAACGAATCGAGAATATATGGTTGGCCCGGAGCAAGGTTTGCAGCTGTGCGAACCAGCACTAAAGCCCGGTCAAGATCTTTTCCCATTTCTGCAAGAGTGTAGCCGACAAAGTTAAGTGCCTTGAAATATTCTGGGTCATCGCTGATGATTTGTTCCATAATCTCCAGAGCACGTTTTTTATCACCAAGAGAGTGGTAAATAGAACCCTTGGTGAACAGCAATTCTTGATCATTGGGCCAGATGGTGAGAGCTGAATTTATAGTTTTTAATGCATCTTTTGGACGCTTAGCTACCATAAGCAGTTCGGTTTCCAACTCAAGGATAAAGCGGCTTCTAGGGTCGTGTTTGCGGGCAGACTGTACCAGTTTGATGGCTTCATCTGTTTTTCCTAACTCGTATAAAAGGCGGCTTCTAAACTCTAAGCTTTTTGTCCAGCTTGGGTTGTCTCGAGGGATATTGTTAAGAAGCTTTAATGCTTTGTTTAGGTCTTTTTCATATTCGAAAGCGATGAGGGCAAGGTGAAAGAAGACTTCAGCCGGCTGTTTAGCTTTAGCAAACGGCTCAAGCATTACTTTGGCTTCTTTGTAAAATCCTTCATTAATGAAAATTGTAGCTGCTTCCAATGTAAAGTCGTCAGAGTCAGGACCAATTTCTACAAGTTCAAGAGCCTTAGCGAGGTGGTTGAGCTTAAGATTTAAGTTGATAAGGCGTAACCAACTTACTTCGTTAGAAGTATCTACAGTGATAAGCTGTTCGTATGCTTGTTCGGCAAGAACATAATCTTGTTTTCGTTCGTATAACCGTGCCAGTTCTGACCATGCTTCCAACGAGGTGTCTTTCTGGTCTGTCACGGCCAGTAATTCTTTTTCCGCATCATCATACTTTTTTAACTGTATGAGTGCCTTAGCGAGAAATAGACGAGTGATAGGCGAGCGATGTGCCTCTTTGCTTTCCCGAAATGCGTCAACTGCTTCAGGATATTTTTCGCTGTCGAAGTACAATAATCCGATTGCACGGAATGCGTCATCAGATTGAGAGTGGTCTTCCAGATATTTCCTGACTACTCCAACAGCTTCATCCAGTTTATTTTCCAGTCTGTAAGACTCTGCTTTAAGCAGCACCATTTGAAAGTTATCAGGGAAAGCTTTAGTGCCTTTAGTAGCTATCTTGCGAGCAGTAAGCGTTTTATCGTTACGTAGATAAAAGTTAATTGCTTCTATATAAATTTCAGGCGGTGGTGACAGTGTGAGGAGTTTTGTAAGCGCATTTTTAGCTCCGCTGTAGTCATTTTCTCTCGATGCATCTTCAAAGAGCAGGTAGTAGTAAGTCGTAGCAGCTTCAGTATTAAGTATTCCGGAAGGTGCTGACTGCGTTTCAGGCATAGTTGTAGCACATCCAGAGGCGAGCAACAGCGCGCAGCAGAATATGATAACAGAACGAAAGCGTTTGTTATTTGTACGCATAATAAGAATCCATAATTAGGGGTAGAAGTTTGGGGCTGTTGGAAGTACCCCTAGCGCTGAATCCAATCTTTAGAAAAGTCTTTAATTTCTTTAAACAAATAGTCTCTAATTTTTTGCAACAATCGTGCTTCAATTTGTCTGACGCGTTCCCGGGTAATTTCGAATTTTTCTCCGATTTCTCGCAGCGTAACCGGGTCATCAGATAATAGTCTTTTATGAAGAATCTCAAGCTCTTTATCGTTAAAGGTGTGCTCAATTTCATTAATCTTTTGTGTAAGCATTTCTGCCATTTGATGATCTGAAAGCACATCTTCAATACCTGGGCCAAGTGCAGGAAGAAAGTCCATTCTCGTTGCGCCGCCTGCGTCATCACCAATCGGGATGTTGAGGGACATATCAGAAGCATCCAGGCGTTGTTCCATTTCAATAACCTGTTCTTCTGATACATTGAGTTTTTTAGACAAAGTTGCGGCGTCAGGATCAAATCCTTGAGAGATAAGGCGTTGTCGTTCTTTATTGAGGTTGTAGAAAAGTTTTCGTTGGGCTTGTGTGGTTCCAACTTTAACAAGTCTCCAGTTATCCATAATAAATTTAAGGATGTATGCCTTAATCCAGAACGATGCGTAGTAGGAAAACTTAATTCCTTTGTCTGGGTCAAATTTGTTAACGGCACGCATGAGCCCCACGTTCCCTTCCTGAATGAGGTCAAGGACGTTTTGCATCCAACGGCGTTGAAAGTCCATTGCGATTTTAACAACAAGGCGGAGATGGGAGGAAACAAGACGAAAAGCTGCATCAGAGTCGTTGTGCTCTTGCACGCGCTTGGCTAGTTCAAACTCTTCATCAGGTTTGAGCATAGGAAACTTGCTAATTTCCCGCAAGTACATGCTTAGAGAGTCTGTAGATCGTGTGCGGGCGCTAGTACTTTTATCAACGAAGACTGGCAATGTGTCAGGAATTTCATTTTCGTCTTCTTTTGTAATATCGATAACAGGATCAATATCTAAGTTTTCCTCTTCGTCAGAATCTTCCATATCAAGAAGTTCGACTTCGGCAGCGTTTTGGTCTTTAAGGGAATTCTTAGTTTTTTCTGTAGATTTGGTCATAATCCTGTATTTGTATAATACCTTATAGCTTAGCATAAACACTGTTGTTACACAGTATCTATGTCTGGTTAACTGTGTGGATACATGCTATTTAGCAATGTAAACCATATAGTTTTTGTTTGTTCTTTTCAATGTTTTTCAGTAGAGCATTACTTTCTTAAATTGGTGATCTAGTGCCCAGTGTGGCGTATAATACTTTTGGGATATGTTTAGGAGTTGTTTGTGGCGGATTTTCGTAGTGCCTTGTCTTCTGGTGAGTTTTTATTTTTCGATGGTGCAATGGGAACTATGCTGCAAGCACGCGGGTTGACTGCTGGCGTGAGTCCGGAAGTCTGGTGCATGTCAAACCCTGATGTTTTGCAGGGAGTGCATTGTGATTATGCTCGTGCTGGTGCCAATGTTCTCACTACTAATACCTTTGGTGGAACTTCTTTTAAGTTACCGGAGGGTATGGATGTTGTCGGCTTTAACCGGGAAATGGCTGCCGCTGCCAAACGTGCTGCCGTTGAATCTGGCAGGGACGTTTATGTAGCCGGTAGCGTTGGTCCTACTGGACATTTTCTACGCCCTTTGGGTGATGTTGAATTTGCAACACTCGTTGATTCATATAAAGAACAAATTTCCGGCCTTGTAGAAGGCGGTATTGATCTTATTATTTGTGAAACCCACTTTGACGTTGCAGAGTTGCGTGCTGCAGTTGTGGCTGTACGCGAAGTTTGCGATTTACCTGTTGGGGCCTCAATGACATTCGAAAACGGAATGTCATTAACAGGTTCTTCTCCGGAAGTTTTTGTTGAGACTATGCTTAACATGGGGGTTGATTTTGTAGCAACAAACTGTAGCGCAGGGCCGGAGCAAATGGTCCCTGTTGTGCAGGAAATGCTCGAATACTCAACGGTACCTGTGTTGGTTATGCCAAATGCAGGTCTTCCTGAACTTGATGAAAATGGCAATACTGTTTTCCGTCTCGACCCCGATTCTTTTGCAACGCAGACAAAAGTGTTCGCTGAAATGGGGGCACGCTGTCTTGGTGGCTGTTGCGGCACTTCTCCTGATCACATCGCTGCTTTGGTAGCAGCTGTTGACGGATTGATTGCAAAGCCTGTCCTTCGTGAGACAGATTGTTTTTGCATGACGTCTCGGTCTCAGGCTGTACGATTCGGTAAAGAACATCCAGCCCGCATTATTGGCGAACGAATTAACCCGACTGGAAAAAAGCAATTAATCGCTGAATTACAGAATGGTCAGCTTACTTCTGCTTTGATGTTTGCACAGGAGCAGCTTGACTGTGGAGCACCTGTTCTCGATGTGAACGTTGGCGCGCCAATGGTGGATGAAACTGTAATATTACCGGATCTGGTAGAAAAACTGGTATCACAGTTCCCTATACCTCTTTCTATCGATTCTTCGAATATGGATGCAGTTGAAGCTGGGCTTAAAGTGTATCCTGCTTCTGCTCTGGTAAACTCTATCAGCGGTGAGGAAGGGCGCTTGGAGCGTCTGGGGCCATTATGTAAAAAGTATGGTGCACCGTTTATCATGCTTCCTCTTACAGGCAGCAAGTTGCCTGTTGCCGCAAAAGACCGCATCGCCATTATTGATGCAATGTTGGAAAAAGTGGATACACTAGGTATTCCTCGTCGCCTTGTTATGGTCGATGTGCTTGCACTTGCTGTTTCTTCTAAGCCGGAAGCCGCGTTGGCGTGTCTTGAAACTGTTGAATACTGTACAACGCTTGGTCTGCCGACCACTATCGGGCTTTCAAATATTTCTTTTGGGTTACCAGCGAGACCGTTGCTGAATGGCACCTTTTTAGCCATGGCTGTGTCAAAAGGACTGAGTTCCTGTATCGCTCATCCGGGCAATCCGCAGATTTGTGAAACTCTTGCTGCAGCTGAAGTTTTACTTGGCCGTGACGAAAACGCAGCACACTTCATTGCAGGTTTTTCTGGCTGGAAGGCTGGAACAG
This sequence is a window from Halodesulfovibrio aestuarii DSM 17919 = ATCC 29578. Protein-coding genes within it:
- a CDS encoding homocysteine S-methyltransferase family protein, which gives rise to MADFRSALSSGEFLFFDGAMGTMLQARGLTAGVSPEVWCMSNPDVLQGVHCDYARAGANVLTTNTFGGTSFKLPEGMDVVGFNREMAAAAKRAAVESGRDVYVAGSVGPTGHFLRPLGDVEFATLVDSYKEQISGLVEGGIDLIICETHFDVAELRAAVVAVREVCDLPVGASMTFENGMSLTGSSPEVFVETMLNMGVDFVATNCSAGPEQMVPVVQEMLEYSTVPVLVMPNAGLPELDENGNTVFRLDPDSFATQTKVFAEMGARCLGGCCGTSPDHIAALVAAVDGLIAKPVLRETDCFCMTSRSQAVRFGKEHPARIIGERINPTGKKQLIAELQNGQLTSALMFAQEQLDCGAPVLDVNVGAPMVDETVILPDLVEKLVSQFPIPLSIDSSNMDAVEAGLKVYPASALVNSISGEEGRLERLGPLCKKYGAPFIMLPLTGSKLPVAAKDRIAIIDAMLEKVDTLGIPRRLVMVDVLALAVSSKPEAALACLETVEYCTTLGLPTTIGLSNISFGLPARPLLNGTFLAMAVSKGLSSCIAHPGNPQICETLAAAEVLLGRDENAAHFIAGFSGWKAGTGTVVAGGSVTSSAATTVFEAVVKGSKDAVIGLIEAELKKKKEPFEIVNGMLIPAITEVGMKYERKEYFLPQLLRSAETMQHGFSLLRPLLEKDAAATVRPKVIMATVEGDIHDIGKNIVCLMLGNHGFDVVDLGKDVKAETIVDAAAEHGAKIIGLSALMTTTMVRMEDTVSLLKERGMDDVKVMIGGAVVTAAFADTIGAHGYSEDAVSAVRVAQSFIEEK
- the rpiB gene encoding ribose 5-phosphate isomerase B; protein product: MSKKVFIGADHGGFALKVVIVEHLTKNGYDVEDLGCYSTESTDYPMYAEKVCEKVLEKNAPGILICGTGIGMSMAANRIPGIRAALATNEFHARLTRQHNNANVLCLGERVTGPGVAINLAEIFLETEFEGGRHQRRIDQFDKA
- a CDS encoding RNA polymerase factor sigma-32, which gives rise to MTKSTEKTKNSLKDQNAAEVELLDMEDSDEEENLDIDPVIDITKEDENEIPDTLPVFVDKSTSARTRSTDSLSMYLREISKFPMLKPDEEFELAKRVQEHNDSDAAFRLVSSHLRLVVKIAMDFQRRWMQNVLDLIQEGNVGLMRAVNKFDPDKGIKFSYYASFWIKAYILKFIMDNWRLVKVGTTQAQRKLFYNLNKERQRLISQGFDPDAATLSKKLNVSEEQVIEMEQRLDASDMSLNIPIGDDAGGATRMDFLPALGPGIEDVLSDHQMAEMLTQKINEIEHTFNDKELEILHKRLLSDDPVTLREIGEKFEITRERVRQIEARLLQKIRDYLFKEIKDFSKDWIQR
- the cysS gene encoding cysteine--tRNA ligase: MQLYNTLTHKKEAFIPLTEGKVNMYVCGITAYDLCHIGHARSAVVFDVLVRYLRSTGLEVLFARNFTDVDDKIIKRANEEGLSSKEVAEKYIQTFYEDMDSLNVLRADIEPKCTEHIDDMIAMCENLIAKGKAYSTESGDVYFRVREFKDYGKLSGRDVNDMRSGARIAPGDEKEDPLDFALWKGAKPGEPSWESPWGPGRPGWHIECSAMSHRHMPLPLDIHGGGLDLIFPHHENEIAQSEAATEKEMARYWVHNGFVQIDSEKMSKSLGNFKTIRDILESYLPEVLRFFLLTKHYRSPIDFSFIAMDEAEKSIKRIYETKLAVLNELNKSKWSKSALPEDITNEYKEQSAAFDAAMADDMNTAGATGHIFSLVRLMNRVIEDKAMRKSEGAKALFESFIADFIKWSEVLGLFALAPETFLQDLKLKRATRKNISIDAIEELMAQRLEARKNKDFEAADTIREKLTELGVDVRDTPSGPVWDVI
- a CDS encoding tetratricopeptide repeat protein yields the protein MRTNNKRFRSVIIFCCALLLASGCATTMPETQSAPSGILNTEAATTYYYLLFEDASRENDYSGAKNALTKLLTLSPPPEIYIEAINFYLRNDKTLTARKIATKGTKAFPDNFQMVLLKAESYRLENKLDEAVGVVRKYLEDHSQSDDAFRAIGLLYFDSEKYPEAVDAFRESKEAHRSPITRLFLAKALIQLKKYDDAEKELLAVTDQKDTSLEAWSELARLYERKQDYVLAEQAYEQLITVDTSNEVSWLRLINLNLKLNHLAKALELVEIGPDSDDFTLEAATIFINEGFYKEAKVMLEPFAKAKQPAEVFFHLALIAFEYEKDLNKALKLLNNIPRDNPSWTKSLEFRSRLLYELGKTDEAIKLVQSARKHDPRSRFILELETELLMVAKRPKDALKTINSALTIWPNDQELLFTKGSIYHSLGDKKRALEIMEQIISDDPEYFKALNFVGYTLAEMGKDLDRALVLVRTAANLAPGQPYILDSLAWVYFLRDDYKNAWTYITQAVTLGTSDPAIWEHYGDIAKKRGNKTEARKGYTRALNGHSNPELIKQKLKEL
- a CDS encoding M48 family metallopeptidase — its product is MKKALQHNHTMTQTSFWKNLLCAFVAVLFILLPPVHLAKANILDTFGKFGVKDEVELGKKFSILIKSRMPILEDPEIVSYVEGVLDRLQKNIPPQPFPFEINVIVNDTLNAFAVPGGYVFVHTGMLLEMEHESELAGVLAHELAHITQRHIAKRIEKSQKVQLMSLVGMLAGAVLGATTESGSEVTSGLITGSMAAGQAALLNYSREDEREADQMGLIYLTDAGYNPNGLSNSFEKIRRRKWESGSNMPSYLSTHPAVEERQDYLAGRVASLPKDMQSRPEDDIRFKRVQILVRSRFTDPNTALTYFSKQEQTPIILMGRGIAAARVNKVKEAAEYFDKAVKDAPKDYLILREAGRFHYTKGDTNKAIFLLQKAAVRNPEDLMTLFFYARLLNDKGDSKSAGSYYQKILRKLPEDSEVHFFYGKMLGQSGDQFNGHLHLAYSALYRNDPKKTAYHIKKAEALATTQEQTSALELIKKQRDERAAYWE